Proteins found in one Drosophila busckii strain San Diego stock center, stock number 13000-0081.31 chromosome 2R, ASM1175060v1, whole genome shotgun sequence genomic segment:
- the LOC108595417 gene encoding alanine and glycine-rich protein-like gives MGDPTPAPPAAGAGAGAGAGAGAGAGAGAGAGAGAGEGAGAGAGAGGAAAAAMTTTTTKKSGAEFLEANSWLTAAAVAVYFIRALWLQMRNSRQT, from the coding sequence ATGGGAGATCCTACACCGGCTCCACCTGCAGCGGGTGCTGGAGCGGGAGCGGGTGCTGGAGCGGGAGCGGGTGCTGGAGCGGGAGCgggtgctggtgctggagcGGGAGAGGGTGctggagcgggagcgggagcgggaggggcagcggcagcggcaatgaCCACTACTACTACCAAGAAGTCTGGAGCTGAATTTTTGGAAGCCAATTCTTGGTTGACCGCAGCTGCAGTGGCTGTCTACTTCATACGCGCTCTCTGGTTGCAGATGCGAAACTCGCGACAGACGTAA